The sequence below is a genomic window from Lysobacter capsici.
TTCGGCCGCCAGAAGGGCCACACCGAGCTGTACCGCGGCGCCGAATACGTCGTCGATTTCCTGCCCAAGCTGAAGATCGAATGCGCCGTGCCCGACAGCCTGCTCGACGCGGCGCTGGAAGCGATCCAGAACGCCGCGCGCACCGGCAAGGTCGGCGACGGAAAGATCATCGTCCTGCCGGTCGAGAACACGGTGCGCATCCGCACCGGCGAACTCGACGACGACGCCCTTTGACTCCACGCCTGCGAGAGACGACATGAAATACGAAACGATGCTCGACCCCCGCTCGCGCGAGCGGGCGTTGCGAACCCTGGCCTGGAGCGCGTTGCCGCTCGCCGCGTTGCTGGCGCTGAGCCCGGCGCACGCGCAGGACGCCGCGGCCGCCGCCGAAGCGGCCAAGCCCGTCGTCGACAAAGGCGACGTGGCCTGGATGCTGACCTCGACCCTGCTGGT
It includes:
- a CDS encoding P-II family nitrogen regulator, giving the protein MKLIIAIIRPFKLDEVREALTEVGVSGITVTEVKGFGRQKGHTELYRGAEYVVDFLPKLKIECAVPDSLLDAALEAIQNAARTGKVGDGKIIVLPVENTVRIRTGELDDDAL